From Sphingobacteriales bacterium:
GAGTCTCGTTTTCCGCTCAGTTGTTTGCACTAAAACCCCAAGCTTTAAAAATAAGCTCGGGGTTTTTCTTTTTTATGTTATTGTCCTGATAATTGCCTGACTGTCTATGCTTGTAAAGAAGCAAAATATTACTCTATGGCCTCACCTTAACTCATTTGTTAAAAATTGGCTGCAAAATTTAAACCCAACGCTGGCAAGTTTAACCCCCTACCCTGCCAACTCTCATGGTCTAAATAACGCAATTATTGCTGCCACCCAACATCAACAAAACTATTGGCCACATAGGCAAACACTAAGCCAAACCCTTGTCAAACAATATTTGCAAATAAATGTAGCACAAAACGATGTAGTTTACAAGCAAATAAACCTGCTTCAACAGCCCAACACGTTTGCTATTGTTACCGCCCACCAGCCTGTTTTGTTTGGGGGGCCATTGTATTTTATTTACAAGGCGATATCGGCAATAGTATTGGCAAACGAGTTAAATACGCAGTATCAAAGTGAGGGTTTGCAGTTTCTACCTGTTTTTTGGATTGGTGGCGAAGACCACGATTTTGAAGAAATAAGCCACATCCGGTTGTTTGGCAAAAAATACCAATGGGAACATGCGCCAACACAAGGCGCAACCGGCCAAATGCCCCTTGAAACGCTAACACCCTTAGTAGCCGAAATAATTGCCGTTTTAGGCAATCAAAGCCTACATGCAGCCGAGTTGGCAAACTGGCTACAAAAAGCCTACGCCCCACCCCATAATTTAGGCCAAGCGACACAACTTTTTTTGCATTTTTTATTTGGGCAATACGGTTTAATTGTGCTTAACCCCAACGAAGCAAATTTTAAGGCAATGTTTGCCAATACAATGGCCAGCGAAGTGTTACACCAAACCAGTTACAAACAAGTCGGTAAAACCAACCAAATAATACAACAATTAGGTTATACACCACAGGCATTTGTACGCGAGGTAAACCTTTTTGAAATGGGCAAGCATTTCCGGAGTCGTATCTTATACAACGCAGGCACTAAACAATATACTTTGCCATCTGCACCCCATATTAGTTACAGCCCAACACAACTTAGTGCGTTAATTGAGCAAAACCCTCAGCAGTTTAGCCCTAATGTTATAATGCGCCCTTTATATCAACAAACAATTTTGCCTTGTATTGCCTATATTGGCGGTCCCGGCGAGGTTAGCTATTGGTTGCAATTGGCTGAAAATTTTAAAGCCTTCGATGTGTTTTATCCCGTAGTTTTGCTGCGCGATATGGCTATTTGGGCTGATAAACAGATAGGGGGAAAAGCACAAAAATTGCAATTAAATCCGGATGATTTATGGCTTAGTTATCCGGAATTAGCGCAAAAATTCCTGCGAAAATGGGCAAATACCGAACCCAATTTGCTTGAAAGTGAAATATCTAATATCAAGCAGATACTGACAAATATTAGCACAAAAGCAAATACTATAGACGGCAGCTTAGCTACCACAGTTGCCGCCGAAAGCGCCAAAATAATATCGGGGCTTGAAAAATTGCAAGAAAAATTGTTTAAAGCCGAAAAACGAAAGCACGAAATTGAACTTCAACAATTGGCCAACTTGCACCAAAAATTATATCCGGAAAACAATTTGCAAGAAAGAATAGACAATTTCATGCCTTTGTATTTACAATATGGCCGCTCGTTTTTTGACTATCTACTTGAAAATTTTAATCCAACCGAGCAAAAAGTTAAACTATTTGTAGATGTGTAACGACCTAATAATTATAGCCTTTTGGCGTTTTCTTATTTTTTAATAGGGCAAATAAAAAATTATAGACTAACTTTGCATAAATAGTAATTGCCTTAATTACAATTACACTAATACATAAAAATAACAATATTATGAAATTAAGCACTTCTTTCAACCTTAGTATTTTCTACCCCTTAGTACTAATTATCGGTCTCCTTTTTGCGCACAACTCCTTAAATGCTCAATGCCCACCTTCAAAAATGGCTAATACCCACGTGGTACAACCAAAAGAGAATTTATATCGAATAGCCAAAAAATACCACACCACTGTTGCCCAGCTTTGCGCCTTAAACAACCTAAACCCTAACGATATTTTACCTGTTTGTAAAACCATAATACTTAAAGAAAAACAAGCAACAGCCAACAACAATAAAATGCCTCAAAACACCAACACCCATATTGTAAAACCTGGTGAAAACATTTTAAGCCTTGCAACCTATTATGGGTTTACCGAAAATCATTTTCGAAGCATCAATAATTTACAAGCGCAAGCCTCTGTTTTTCCGGGTATGGAATTAATAACGCAAGACTGCGCAATATATACCGACCCTTATTTTGTTTTAACATCCACTAACTCCAACGCCAGCGATTCGCATGTGCAGCCTACAAACACAGCGCCATTGCCATCACAAACAACATCAACGCCATCATCTTTGCCTTCAAATACAAGTCCGGCACCCAGCCCTTACAACAAACAAACGCCTATTAAATTTGATGGCCGAACCGGTGCAATTACCAACGCGCTGCCCTTGCCCGCGCCATATAATGCAAGTGGCAAAAATACGAATCCAGACTATATAAATGTAAAAGACAATTTTTAGTCTTTAAATTTTTTCTCAACAATAGTTCAGCGTATTAAGCGTGGGCTGCAAAGATTTTAGTAAAATAACTGCTGTGGCCATGGTGAAAAACAGCAATTAAAATAAATTATCATGCTATCGTGGTTTGAAGAATGGTTTAACTCGCCGTATTACAAAATTTTATATAAACATAGAACAGAACAAGAGGCCGCCCTTTTTTTAAATCGGTTAATTGCCAAATATAAATGGCCAAAAACTTGCAATATGTTAGACCTTGCCTGCGGCGAGGGACGACATGCCTTGTTTTTAGCCCAACAAAACTATTGTGTTACAGGCATAGACATTGCCTCCAACAGCATTCAAAAAGCAAGGGAACAAGCAAAGCTAAATCGCCTTTCAAGCAATAGTTTAAATTTTGTAGTAGGCGACATGCGGCAGCCCTTTGGCCAACAGCAGTACCAGGTAATATTTAACTTGTTTACTTCGTTTGGTTATTTTGAGCAGCAGACAGATAATTTGACGGTTTTACACAACGCACACAAAGCCCTGTTACCAAATGGACACTTGCTAATAGATTTTATGAATACCCATAAAATTGTAGCCAATTTAGTGCCCCACGAAACAAAAATGATTGATGGAATTTACTTTGAAATTTGGCGTTATTTAGAATCCGGATATATTGTAAAAAAAATTGCGGTAAGCGAACCAAATTCCGGAAAGATTTTAAATTTTTACGAACGGGTTCAAGCCATTTATCCGGATGATTTTAAAGAACTTTTTGCCAAATCATCTTTCAAAACAGATAATTTATTTGGCAACTACAATCTTTCTGACTATGACTCTCAAACCTCCGAAAGGCAAATTTGGGTGTTAAAACCTCTCTAATAATTGTAATTTTGAAATAAAAAAACGTATGTTTGCTTTATGTTACCCCCAAATACTGAAAACAACCAAAACAACGAAAAAAAAATCCAAGTAGTTAGCGCAAAACTAATTGGCACCTACGGCCACGTGCAACAAATGCCTCCGCCAATTTTGCCCGAATACGCATTTATTGGCCGATCGAATGTGGGAAAATCATCGTTAATTAATATGCTAACTAAACGCCGAGATTTGGCTTGGGTTTCGCACACGCCCGGAAAAACCCAGGCTATTAATTTATTTGGCATTGATGATGCCTGGTATTTGGCAGATTTGCCCGGATATGGCTACGCCAAAGTCTCGAAGGTAGCGCGCAGGCAATTTAGTGCCATGATGACCAATTACCTAAAGCAACGCCAAAATTTACAATGCGTTTTTCATTTAATTGACAGCCGAATACCTCCTCAAACATCGGATTTGGATTTTTGCAACTGGATGGGCGAAAACGGGCTGCCCTTTGTAACTGTTTTTACTAAAATAGATGACCGCAAATACCAAAAGGGGTTACATGTAAACAGTTTTAAAACAGCCCTCGCTGAATCATGGAACGAACTTCCGGAAAGTTTCTTGTGCTCGGCAGTAAAAAATATAGGACAGTCTGAAATTTTACAGTTTATTTTGAAAGTAAATGCTAATTTTGTTCCTATAGCCTTAAAGGAGTAATTTTTTACACCTACTTCCTATTTTTAATTTCAATTTATACCACCATGAAGTATTTTTTTACCAAACTCGCCCTAATGGCAGCCTTAGTAATATTTATGCTTTTACAAGGTGGCCTAATAAAATTAAGTGCACAGGACACCGCAAGCTACGACCTGAAATTTGGTAACTTGCTTGTAAGTGGCAACACCCTTTGCGTTGATATTCAAATAAGAGCAGCCACAGACATACAATTTACTATTGGATCGCATACATTATCATTAAGTTACAATAAGGACAATTTGTCGAACCCAATTTATACCTCAAAAAACTTTGACAACAAAAACCTTTGTGCCATGGGCAACACTATTGCACCGTATTTTGCCCCCTTAGTTAATTACGACCAAGAAGCAGGCACTTTTAATATAGCTACAAATATAATAATACCAAAATATGGTTGCCCCAAGGTAACCCAAGATTGGTTAACTGCTGGAACGATATGTTTTGAAATGATTAGCGACATCCAACCAACAGCATTTTATTGGAATAAAGACCTTACGCTAATTACTCCGGATGGCTCTACTAATCTTAAAAATAATAGTATGAGTGATTTAGATACTATTCCAACAAGCACTTCTAAAGATACCGACAAAGACGGATTAAGCGACAACGATGAAAGCAAATACGGCACTGATGCCTCAGACCCCGACAGCGACAACGACGGCCTGCTTGATGGGCAGGAACTAATTATCGTTAAAACCGACCCACTTAACCCCGATACCGATGGCGATACCGTAGCAGACGGCCTTGAAGCACCAAGCGGACAAAAAATTGATACAGACGGCGACAGTATAATTGATGCCCTTGACAAGGACGATGACAACGACAATATACCTACCGCCAACGAAGACCCTAACAACGACAAAAATCCAACAAATGACGATACCGATGACGACAAAATACCCAATTACTTAGACAATAACGATGATAACGATCCAATTTTAACAAAAAATGAAGATACCAATAAAGATGGCAATTTTAGTAATGATGACGATGACGGCGATGGTATTCCGGATTATTTAGACCCCGACCAAGTAGGTATTTCCGGAATTAATGTAATAGGGGCAAAAGCATTCCCAAATCCGGCAAATGAGTTTCTAAACATAGAAATTGATAGCCAATATGCCCAACAAATTCAAAAAGTGCAATTAATAAACCAAGCGGGGCAAATAGTTTTAACCTCAAAAAATTACCACCAACTAAGTTTGCACAATATTGCAGCGGGCAACTACCAAATTAGTTTTATTGGTTACGACCAACAAATTTTGGGCAAATTAACAATTACCAAACAATAGCGCATAAAAAGGAAACGCGGAAAATATAATAACTTGATATTGAAATTACCGACCGGCATGTCTTATATTTATTATTTTGAGAAAGAGTTGACTTCTTACCTTTTTTTGCTAATTTTGCACACGCATAACACAAACACAACCTTCCATCTATCTATCTATCTATCTATCTATAAATAAATTTACTTTGTAATAATTTTTAATTTTTATACCTATTGCAATGAAATATTTTTCTACAAAACTTGCCTTGTTGGCAGTCTTAGGATTATTTTTGGTTTTACAAGGCGGCCTAATAAAATTAAACGCACAAGACACCGCAAGCTACGACCTAAGGTTTAACAATTTACTGTTAGGCAGCAACACCCTTTGCGTTGATATTCAAATAAAATCGGCCACAGATAAATCATTTACTATTGGCTCGCATACGTTTTACCTAAGCTACAATAAAGACAACCTCTCAAGTCCAACTTATAACTCAAAAAACTTTGACGACAAAAACCTTTGTGCCTTTGGCGGAACCACAGCCCCTTATTATGCACCAAATATGGGCTACGACCAATCATCGGGCGAGTTGAATATAACAACCATTATGATGATACCAAATTTTGGCTGCCCAGACGTTACGCCAGAATGGCTAACTGCCGGAACAATATGTTTTGAAATGATTAGCGACAGCCAGCCTACAAAATTTTACTGGAATAAAGATCTTACCGATATAAACGCCGGAGATGACCTGTCAGTACTTAAAAAAAATAATTTAGCCAATTTAGATACTATTCCGGTAGGTGCACCCAAAGACACCGACAACGATGGGCTAAACGACAACGACGAAATAACTTACGGCACCGACGTTTCAGACCCCGAC
This genomic window contains:
- the bshC gene encoding bacillithiol biosynthesis cysteine-adding enzyme BshC, with amino-acid sequence MLVKKQNITLWPHLNSFVKNWLQNLNPTLASLTPYPANSHGLNNAIIAATQHQQNYWPHRQTLSQTLVKQYLQINVAQNDVVYKQINLLQQPNTFAIVTAHQPVLFGGPLYFIYKAISAIVLANELNTQYQSEGLQFLPVFWIGGEDHDFEEISHIRLFGKKYQWEHAPTQGATGQMPLETLTPLVAEIIAVLGNQSLHAAELANWLQKAYAPPHNLGQATQLFLHFLFGQYGLIVLNPNEANFKAMFANTMASEVLHQTSYKQVGKTNQIIQQLGYTPQAFVREVNLFEMGKHFRSRILYNAGTKQYTLPSAPHISYSPTQLSALIEQNPQQFSPNVIMRPLYQQTILPCIAYIGGPGEVSYWLQLAENFKAFDVFYPVVLLRDMAIWADKQIGGKAQKLQLNPDDLWLSYPELAQKFLRKWANTEPNLLESEISNIKQILTNISTKANTIDGSLATTVAAESAKIISGLEKLQEKLFKAEKRKHEIELQQLANLHQKLYPENNLQERIDNFMPLYLQYGRSFFDYLLENFNPTEQKVKLFVDV
- a CDS encoding LysM peptidoglycan-binding domain-containing protein → MKLSTSFNLSIFYPLVLIIGLLFAHNSLNAQCPPSKMANTHVVQPKENLYRIAKKYHTTVAQLCALNNLNPNDILPVCKTIILKEKQATANNNKMPQNTNTHIVKPGENILSLATYYGFTENHFRSINNLQAQASVFPGMELITQDCAIYTDPYFVLTSTNSNASDSHVQPTNTAPLPSQTTSTPSSLPSNTSPAPSPYNKQTPIKFDGRTGAITNALPLPAPYNASGKNTNPDYINVKDNF
- a CDS encoding class I SAM-dependent methyltransferase — encoded protein: MLSWFEEWFNSPYYKILYKHRTEQEAALFLNRLIAKYKWPKTCNMLDLACGEGRHALFLAQQNYCVTGIDIASNSIQKAREQAKLNRLSSNSLNFVVGDMRQPFGQQQYQVIFNLFTSFGYFEQQTDNLTVLHNAHKALLPNGHLLIDFMNTHKIVANLVPHETKMIDGIYFEIWRYLESGYIVKKIAVSEPNSGKILNFYERVQAIYPDDFKELFAKSSFKTDNLFGNYNLSDYDSQTSERQIWVLKPL
- a CDS encoding YihA family ribosome biogenesis GTP-binding protein gives rise to the protein MLPPNTENNQNNEKKIQVVSAKLIGTYGHVQQMPPPILPEYAFIGRSNVGKSSLINMLTKRRDLAWVSHTPGKTQAINLFGIDDAWYLADLPGYGYAKVSKVARRQFSAMMTNYLKQRQNLQCVFHLIDSRIPPQTSDLDFCNWMGENGLPFVTVFTKIDDRKYQKGLHVNSFKTALAESWNELPESFLCSAVKNIGQSEILQFILKVNANFVPIALKE
- a CDS encoding T9SS type A sorting domain-containing protein, with the translated sequence MKYFFTKLALMAALVIFMLLQGGLIKLSAQDTASYDLKFGNLLVSGNTLCVDIQIRAATDIQFTIGSHTLSLSYNKDNLSNPIYTSKNFDNKNLCAMGNTIAPYFAPLVNYDQEAGTFNIATNIIIPKYGCPKVTQDWLTAGTICFEMISDIQPTAFYWNKDLTLITPDGSTNLKNNSMSDLDTIPTSTSKDTDKDGLSDNDESKYGTDASDPDSDNDGLLDGQELIIVKTDPLNPDTDGDTVADGLEAPSGQKIDTDGDSIIDALDKDDDNDNIPTANEDPNNDKNPTNDDTDDDKIPNYLDNNDDNDPILTKNEDTNKDGNFSNDDDDGDGIPDYLDPDQVGISGINVIGAKAFPNPANEFLNIEIDSQYAQQIQKVQLINQAGQIVLTSKNYHQLSLHNIAAGNYQISFIGYDQQILGKLTITKQ